One genomic segment of Paenibacillus sp. FSL H8-0332 includes these proteins:
- a CDS encoding ATP-binding cassette domain-containing protein, translating into MKQTQSAGQGGSYAIEAQGLVKIYGSNRAVDGVDLKVGTGMIYGVLGPNGAGKTTVIRMLATLLRPDAGSARIFGHDVAKEPQIVRQLIGVTGQYASVDESLSATENLIIFSRLHGLGRAESRSKASDLLEEFGLTEAAKRPLKNFSGGMRRRLDLAASLIAQPPLIFLDEPTTGLDPRTRNQMWETIRKLVNTGSTVLLTTQYLEEADQLADRIAVIDTGKVVAEGTVDELKSSVGNSSLHLKVVHPQQLLKARQIVEQVLQVRSNLSAEAAKIIAPMGNVDRVTDLLIALREASIPLLEMSVQKPTLDEVFLTLTGHGVKEDAGLVPDSTQKKEGY; encoded by the coding sequence ATGAAGCAGACACAATCAGCAGGGCAGGGCGGCAGCTATGCCATTGAGGCGCAAGGATTGGTCAAAATCTACGGGAGCAACCGGGCCGTGGATGGTGTAGATCTCAAAGTAGGCACAGGAATGATCTATGGGGTGCTGGGTCCCAATGGTGCCGGGAAGACAACCGTAATTCGCATGCTGGCGACCCTACTTCGGCCTGACGCAGGTTCGGCGCGTATCTTCGGACATGATGTGGCAAAAGAACCGCAGATCGTGCGTCAGTTAATCGGAGTGACGGGTCAATATGCGTCAGTGGATGAGTCGCTTAGCGCGACTGAGAATCTGATCATCTTCTCCAGGCTGCATGGCCTGGGGCGTGCGGAGTCTCGCAGCAAGGCCTCTGACCTGCTGGAGGAATTCGGCTTGACGGAAGCAGCGAAGCGCCCTTTGAAGAATTTCTCCGGCGGGATGCGCCGGCGGCTGGATCTGGCGGCCAGTCTAATTGCGCAGCCTCCGCTCATTTTCCTGGATGAGCCGACAACGGGGCTTGATCCCCGGACGCGCAATCAGATGTGGGAGACGATCCGCAAGCTGGTGAATACGGGATCAACGGTCCTGCTGACGACCCAATATCTTGAAGAAGCGGATCAACTGGCGGACCGGATTGCCGTGATTGATACCGGTAAGGTGGTCGCAGAGGGAACAGTTGATGAACTCAAAAGCTCGGTTGGCAACTCCTCGCTTCACCTGAAGGTGGTCCATCCGCAGCAGTTACTGAAGGCGCGGCAGATTGTGGAGCAGGTGCTTCAGGTACGCTCTAACCTGTCGGCAGAAGCAGCCAAAATTATCGCACCGATGGGGAACGTGGACCGGGTAACCGATCTGCTGATCGCACTTCGTGAAGCAAGCATACCGCTGCTTGAGATGAGTGTGCAGAAGCCAACGCTGGATGAAGTATTCCTGACCCTAACCGGTCATGGCGTCAAGGAAGATGCGGGGCTTGTCCCGGATAGTACACAGAAGAAGGAGGGGTATTAG
- a CDS encoding phosphotransferase produces the protein MGGTNVWDAEWEVNEEQARTLISRQFPQLSSKRVKRLGWGWDNTVFLIGDEYVFRFPRRTFAVGAIRMEGKLLPKLAAYLTIPYPKPLFYGEASDEYPAPFLGYAHVPGDFPIGLTEERRALSAETLAKFLRRLHEFPVQEALKCGVQQDHRSLTDIASRKVKMEGFLSKVAEHLSPEESGVIKAYMSKLQKDRVEAVNALLHGDLHFKNMLVNENGIVSGIIDWGDLSVGHPACDLSVAYSFLPPYARGVFFETYGGADEETKLLARLIAVYIPMLILMQAVDDGNEAIAAEAKSNIMRALSD, from the coding sequence ATGGGAGGAACGAATGTATGGGATGCGGAGTGGGAGGTTAACGAAGAGCAGGCGCGGACGCTGATCAGCAGACAGTTCCCTCAACTGTCATCGAAGCGAGTGAAGCGATTGGGCTGGGGCTGGGACAATACGGTTTTTCTTATCGGTGACGAGTACGTGTTCCGGTTTCCAAGAAGAACGTTTGCAGTTGGCGCGATTCGTATGGAAGGGAAGCTGCTGCCGAAGCTTGCGGCATATTTGACCATCCCCTATCCGAAACCGTTGTTTTATGGCGAAGCAAGTGACGAATACCCGGCACCATTTCTTGGCTATGCCCACGTGCCAGGAGATTTCCCAATTGGTTTGACGGAAGAACGCCGGGCTTTATCGGCAGAGACGCTGGCGAAATTCTTGCGGAGATTGCATGAGTTTCCGGTGCAGGAGGCGCTGAAGTGCGGAGTTCAGCAAGATCATCGAAGCTTGACGGACATAGCATCGCGCAAAGTGAAAATGGAGGGCTTTCTATCGAAGGTGGCTGAACATTTGTCGCCGGAGGAGTCCGGTGTGATCAAAGCGTATATGAGCAAGCTGCAAAAGGACCGTGTCGAGGCGGTGAATGCACTGCTACATGGCGATCTTCATTTCAAAAATATGCTTGTGAATGAGAACGGGATCGTTTCCGGCATCATTGATTGGGGCGATCTGAGCGTAGGCCATCCGGCTTGCGATTTGAGCGTTGCTTATAGCTTTTTACCACCTTACGCCCGCGGCGTGTTTTTCGAAACGTACGGAGGAGCGGACGAAGAAACGAAGCTGCTGGCGCGGCTGATCGCGGTATACATCCCCATGCTGATCTTAATGCAAGCGGTCGATGACGGGAATGAAGCGATTGCGGCAGAGGCGAAATCCAACATCATGCGGGCACTGTCGGATTAG
- a CDS encoding GNAT family N-acetyltransferase yields MIELQASEYSRIEHLLPHREGEFIFVFVHGVIDLNQPGRIFVNKLDQPTAGLVTSRGGKYYLFGQEDDEQFNRSLLDFLANPANHANFYDLYFSSSQWLALLKEPLKDNTVELSRTHYKMDSNANAPADIQEDSGEFILTRIDEQLFGRYIQEMDDSYRLLWTSAETYLDRAFGYCYLNESGFVSACNTFYVGGGYIEPDIITHKDYRNQGLAFRLCQEFITLGRQRQLTTYWDCDTGNTGSNHLAAKLGLVKVGEVPILWWHESKEVIAKYLATYNYST; encoded by the coding sequence TTGATTGAATTACAGGCTAGTGAGTATAGTAGGATCGAGCATCTTCTACCGCATAGAGAAGGAGAGTTCATCTTTGTATTTGTTCATGGGGTGATAGATCTTAATCAGCCAGGCAGAATATTTGTGAATAAGCTAGATCAGCCGACGGCTGGGCTTGTCACAAGCCGAGGAGGGAAATATTATCTGTTCGGGCAGGAAGATGATGAGCAGTTCAATCGAAGCTTGCTTGATTTTTTAGCCAATCCGGCCAATCACGCGAATTTCTATGATTTGTACTTCTCCTCCAGTCAATGGCTTGCGCTGCTGAAAGAACCGTTGAAAGACAACACAGTGGAGCTCAGTAGAACACATTATAAGATGGACAGCAATGCTAACGCTCCTGCTGACATCCAGGAAGACTCTGGAGAATTTATTTTAACTAGAATTGATGAGCAGTTGTTTGGACGCTACATTCAGGAGATGGACGATAGTTACCGATTACTGTGGACTTCGGCTGAGACCTACCTGGACAGGGCCTTTGGTTATTGTTATTTGAATGAGAGCGGATTTGTAAGCGCGTGCAACACTTTTTATGTGGGTGGCGGCTATATTGAACCGGATATCATCACACACAAGGATTACCGCAATCAAGGGTTGGCGTTCAGACTGTGTCAAGAATTCATAACGCTTGGCCGTCAGCGGCAGCTAACAACATATTGGGATTGTGATACCGGCAATACTGGCTCCAATCATCTGGCCGCTAAGTTAGGTCTGGTGAAGGTAGGCGAAGTCCCTATTCTGTGGTGGCATGAGAGTAAGGAGGTCATTGCGAAATATTTAGCCACCTACAACTATAGTACGTAA
- a CDS encoding DUF2185 domain-containing protein, which produces MEWTLEDVEETSRLHPESFFIPARQEREAQGTGRMVRLHFMLAHPAEGQPRAERMWVEITGRDPVTGRYTGVLTNTPGVIQSLQLGDPVEFEPRHIAQTILRKGDPAWVEAGEKAAMVTRQCLTSGSGVRWMYREAATREEDSGWRLFTGEEDNAYLSDPKNTAIMNVYDLIDRDPSLLEPFKGVVGTAFERSGPDADWVEVKNWR; this is translated from the coding sequence ATGGAGTGGACTTTGGAAGATGTGGAAGAGACGAGCAGGCTACATCCTGAGTCGTTTTTTATTCCTGCAAGACAGGAGCGGGAAGCGCAGGGCACGGGGAGAATGGTGCGGCTGCACTTCATGCTGGCCCATCCGGCTGAAGGGCAGCCGCGTGCGGAGCGGATGTGGGTGGAGATCACCGGGAGAGATCCGGTTACCGGGCGGTACACAGGCGTTTTGACCAATACACCCGGGGTGATCCAGTCGCTGCAGCTCGGAGATCCGGTCGAATTCGAACCCAGACATATCGCGCAGACCATCCTTCGAAAAGGAGACCCTGCATGGGTCGAAGCCGGAGAGAAGGCGGCTATGGTCACCAGGCAATGCCTGACGTCAGGCAGCGGTGTACGCTGGATGTACCGGGAGGCCGCTACCCGTGAAGAAGACAGCGGCTGGCGGCTGTTCACCGGAGAAGAAGATAACGCTTATCTGAGCGACCCGAAGAATACGGCCATCATGAATGTGTATGATCTGATTGACCGGGACCCGAGCTTGCTGGAGCCTTTTAAAGGAGTTGTGGGTACAGCGTTTGAACGGAGCGGACCGGACGCCGATTGGGTAGAGGTGAAGAATTGGCGGTGA
- a CDS encoding AraC family transcriptional regulator, which yields MNLLEDMNAALFYIEEHLDDEIDVKVAAGYALCSEYHFTRMFSFLAGIPLSEYIRRRRLTLAAFKLQGSQHRIIDVALEYGYTSPDAFTKAFQQLHGVTPSEARTAGTPLKAFPRMTFQLTIRGGNEMNYRIEEKEAFRIVGLKKRVAIQFSGVNPEIAAMWQSLSMEMIGELKGLSNIIPAGMIGASVNFPEGRMDERGELDHYIGVATTLEAPLSYAQLEVPASTWAVFEAVGPFPDTLQNIWGRIYSEWFPSSNYEQVEGPELLWNESKDTSSPTFKSEIWIPVREAKRP from the coding sequence ATGAACCTGCTGGAAGATATGAATGCTGCACTCTTCTACATTGAAGAGCATCTGGACGACGAGATCGATGTAAAAGTGGCTGCGGGCTACGCGTTATGCTCGGAGTATCATTTTACACGGATGTTCTCCTTCCTGGCCGGTATCCCGCTCTCGGAATATATCCGCCGCAGACGTCTTACGCTGGCTGCCTTCAAGCTGCAGGGAAGCCAGCACCGGATTATTGATGTTGCCTTGGAGTACGGATACACTTCGCCGGATGCATTCACAAAAGCCTTTCAGCAGCTTCATGGCGTAACGCCTTCAGAAGCAAGAACGGCAGGGACACCCCTGAAGGCCTTTCCTCGAATGACCTTTCAGTTAACCATTAGAGGAGGCAATGAAATGAATTACCGCATTGAGGAGAAAGAGGCCTTTCGGATCGTTGGACTTAAGAAAAGGGTAGCCATCCAGTTCAGCGGGGTGAACCCGGAGATCGCTGCCATGTGGCAGAGTCTGAGTATGGAGATGATAGGGGAGCTGAAGGGGCTGTCGAATATCATTCCGGCCGGGATGATCGGCGCATCCGTGAATTTCCCGGAAGGACGGATGGATGAACGCGGGGAGCTGGATCATTATATTGGTGTTGCCACCACGCTGGAAGCTCCGCTATCCTATGCCCAGCTTGAGGTTCCTGCGTCCACGTGGGCTGTATTCGAAGCAGTGGGGCCGTTCCCGGACACACTTCAGAATATCTGGGGCCGGATCTACTCCGAATGGTTCCCCTCTTCCAATTACGAGCAGGTCGAAGGGCCGGAGCTTCTGTGGAATGAAAGCAAGGATACCAGTTCGCCAACTTTTAAAAGTGAAATATGGATTCCGGTGCGGGAAGCAAAGCGCCCTTAA
- a CDS encoding CDP-alcohol phosphatidyltransferase family protein: protein MKLVPNCITLSRIGLALLLLYMVPLGTGFTVVYLLCGITDMLDGPIARMTGTVSSLGAKLDSVADMTLVGTALYTLYPFLGLTLGLLLWIMLIAVVRGASILTALRKFSTYGSIHTYGNKLAGLLLFLTPLLLPYVNQAIWTIVVCLVATLSAIEELILLLISSELQLDRKGLYVRR from the coding sequence ATGAAGCTTGTCCCCAACTGCATCACACTCAGCCGGATCGGGCTTGCCCTTCTGCTGCTATATATGGTGCCGCTGGGCACGGGCTTCACTGTAGTCTATCTTCTGTGCGGAATTACCGATATGCTGGATGGTCCTATTGCCCGAATGACCGGTACGGTTAGCAGCCTCGGTGCCAAGCTCGATTCTGTGGCCGACATGACGCTGGTAGGCACCGCACTCTATACCTTGTATCCGTTCCTTGGTCTGACCCTCGGCCTCCTCCTGTGGATCATGCTGATTGCCGTCGTCCGGGGAGCCTCCATCCTGACCGCACTGCGCAAATTCAGCACCTACGGCAGCATTCATACCTACGGGAACAAGCTTGCCGGATTACTGCTATTCCTTACACCGTTGCTGCTTCCCTATGTGAATCAGGCGATCTGGACAATAGTTGTATGCTTAGTAGCCACTCTATCTGCAATTGAGGAACTTATCCTGCTTCTGATCTCAAGTGAGCTGCAGCTGGACCGCAAGGGGCTGTATGTGCGGCGTTGA
- a CDS encoding DNA topology modulation protein, with product MNRILILGSGGSGKSTLARQLGALLHLPVIHLDAHFWNPGWVPKPDEEWDELVRQYTNQEQWIIDGNYSRTMDSRLKRADVIIFLDLPRILCMYRIVKRRVMYHNQTRPDMNEGCPEKLDWAFVKWVWNYKARSRAITLGRLKQTGAHQQVLIVNTRRQVKELLHHFAEC from the coding sequence ATGAACCGGATCTTAATTCTCGGATCAGGAGGCTCAGGCAAGTCTACCCTGGCCCGTCAGCTTGGTGCTCTTCTTCATCTGCCGGTTATACATCTGGATGCCCATTTCTGGAACCCTGGCTGGGTCCCTAAGCCGGATGAAGAGTGGGATGAACTGGTGCGCCAATATACAAATCAGGAGCAATGGATTATAGATGGTAATTATTCAAGGACCATGGATAGCAGACTCAAGCGTGCGGATGTCATTATTTTTCTGGATTTACCCCGGATATTATGTATGTACCGGATTGTGAAGCGTCGTGTCATGTACCATAACCAGACCCGGCCCGATATGAACGAAGGCTGCCCGGAGAAGCTGGATTGGGCTTTTGTGAAATGGGTCTGGAACTATAAGGCACGAAGCCGTGCTATCACCCTGGGGAGGCTCAAGCAGACTGGAGCTCACCAGCAGGTGCTGATCGTAAATACAAGGCGGCAGGTCAAGGAGTTGCTTCATCATTTCGCAGAATGCTGA
- a CDS encoding N-acetylmuramoyl-L-alanine amidase — protein MRKMYLIAAVWLSLLLLAACSDGAGKGSGGKIADAGLSAAPAEDSAIRVPRSTGQPQSSSQPYLGRVYKVVVDPGHGGEDPGAVSVSGRLEKDFNLSLSEKIVATVEQDPQLEILLTRTGDAFISSQELFRPQFANNLPADLFISIHGNTYEDASASGTETFYYHEESLAWAETIHKHVIQATGLKDRGVKKGNFFVLRDTVMPSVLLELGYLTNPGDEAKMWTSGFQESVASAVVDGIRVYLGLE, from the coding sequence ATGAGGAAAATGTACCTGATAGCCGCCGTATGGCTCAGCCTATTGCTGCTGGCGGCATGTAGCGATGGCGCCGGGAAGGGTTCAGGCGGGAAGATTGCCGATGCAGGTCTAAGTGCGGCCCCGGCTGAGGATTCGGCCATTCGTGTACCCCGAAGTACGGGTCAACCGCAAAGCAGCAGCCAGCCCTACCTGGGCAGGGTCTATAAGGTTGTGGTAGATCCGGGCCACGGCGGGGAAGATCCCGGGGCAGTCTCTGTAAGCGGACGCTTGGAGAAGGACTTCAATCTGAGTCTGTCAGAGAAAATCGTAGCCACGGTCGAGCAGGACCCGCAGCTTGAGATCCTGCTTACCCGGACCGGGGATGCTTTTATCTCCTCACAAGAGCTGTTCCGGCCCCAGTTCGCCAACAACCTGCCCGCAGACCTGTTCATCTCCATTCATGGCAACACCTATGAGGATGCGTCGGCATCGGGTACGGAAACCTTTTATTATCATGAAGAATCCTTGGCTTGGGCCGAGACTATACATAAGCATGTCATTCAAGCTACCGGCCTCAAAGACCGCGGCGTGAAAAAAGGGAATTTCTTCGTCCTGCGCGATACGGTAATGCCGTCGGTGCTGCTGGAGCTGGGCTATTTAACGAATCCCGGCGACGAGGCGAAGATGTGGACCTCCGGGTTCCAGGAGAGCGTGGCCTCCGCTGTTGTAGATGGAATCAGGGTATATTTGGGGCTGGAGTGA
- a CDS encoding multidrug efflux SMR transporter: MRGYFALSIAIMSEIFGTTMLKLSDGFSSVLPSIGVVLGMGLAFYCLSISLRTIPLSLAYAIWSGVGTALTALIGILLWNDPFNLLTGISLLIIIGGLVLLNSPDKTSRESTSEAGGKELPE; this comes from the coding sequence ATGAGAGGTTACTTCGCGCTAAGCATCGCTATTATGTCGGAAATCTTCGGTACGACGATGCTCAAGCTCTCCGATGGATTCAGCAGTGTGCTGCCGTCGATCGGAGTAGTGCTTGGAATGGGCCTGGCTTTTTACTGCTTATCGATCAGTCTTCGTACCATACCTCTGAGCCTGGCTTATGCCATCTGGTCTGGCGTGGGGACAGCGCTGACGGCACTGATCGGCATCCTGCTCTGGAATGATCCGTTCAATCTGCTCACCGGCATCAGTCTGCTGATCATTATCGGGGGTCTGGTGCTGCTGAATTCACCGGATAAGACCAGCCGGGAGAGCACTTCTGAAGCGGGCGGGAAGGAGTTGCCCGAATGA
- a CDS encoding multidrug efflux SMR transporter, with protein sequence MNAYVLLSLAIVSEVFGSSMLKASNGFKKLLPSIAVVAGMGLAFFNLSLALKEIPLGTAYAIWSGVGTALTALVGVLVYKERLNVRKIAGLILIIGGVVLLKLSTGV encoded by the coding sequence TTGAATGCTTATGTGTTATTATCGTTAGCCATTGTGAGTGAGGTCTTCGGCAGCTCTATGCTTAAGGCATCGAACGGGTTCAAAAAGTTACTCCCCTCCATTGCGGTAGTCGCTGGTATGGGCCTGGCGTTCTTCAATCTGTCACTGGCATTGAAGGAGATCCCTCTCGGGACAGCTTATGCCATCTGGTCTGGCGTGGGAACGGCATTAACTGCATTGGTTGGTGTACTGGTCTATAAGGAACGCCTGAATGTGCGAAAAATAGCAGGCTTAATTCTCATCATTGGCGGTGTGGTTCTGCTGAAGCTGTCAACGGGGGTGTAG
- a CDS encoding SGNH/GDSL hydrolase family protein — protein sequence MSSHSHLQLHVQPLAEVEHLKIHGRTTGALNPLTLFWTGSAIEVNLQASELWLEVESGYDYHESWISVLINSVPVSRQMVNAGRHWVCVFRGMNPEQVKNIRIVKEVQAMSGDPGAYLQFHAVRTDGSFLPVEAKPYRLEFIGDSITSGEGVIGAKMEEDWIPAWFSGVHNYTAITAEAVQAEFRVISQSGWGVLSSWDNNPKGNIPDIYEKVCGLLTGPRNEALGAHAMNDFTAWQPDVVVVNLGTNDDGAFNSPEWLDEDTGRIYKQRLNEDGSYHEEDLAAFETAVTRFLAKLRSYNPGAHLLWVYGMLGLSLMPAIYRAVDGYMRSTGDKNVSVFQLPNVTNETMGARTHPGLPAHEQTARELSGYIRGLLSGS from the coding sequence ATGAGCAGCCATTCCCATTTGCAGTTACATGTACAGCCCTTGGCAGAGGTAGAGCATCTGAAGATTCATGGCAGAACGACTGGAGCGCTTAACCCCCTGACGTTATTCTGGACGGGCAGTGCGATAGAGGTGAACCTCCAGGCCTCCGAGCTATGGCTTGAAGTGGAGTCCGGTTACGATTATCACGAGTCCTGGATCAGTGTGCTGATCAACTCCGTTCCCGTCAGCAGACAAATGGTGAATGCCGGAAGGCACTGGGTCTGCGTATTCAGAGGAATGAACCCTGAGCAGGTGAAGAATATCCGGATTGTAAAAGAGGTCCAGGCGATGAGCGGCGATCCCGGCGCTTATCTCCAGTTCCATGCGGTCCGCACAGACGGCAGCTTCCTGCCTGTTGAAGCGAAGCCATACCGGCTGGAGTTCATCGGTGACAGTATCACATCAGGTGAGGGCGTCATCGGTGCCAAGATGGAAGAGGACTGGATTCCCGCCTGGTTCAGCGGCGTGCATAACTATACAGCGATAACAGCCGAGGCCGTGCAGGCTGAATTCCGGGTGATCTCACAGAGCGGATGGGGCGTGCTCTCCAGCTGGGATAATAACCCCAAGGGCAATATCCCTGACATCTATGAGAAGGTCTGCGGTCTGCTGACCGGTCCCCGTAATGAAGCGCTTGGGGCGCATGCGATGAATGATTTTACGGCCTGGCAGCCGGATGTGGTTGTAGTCAACCTGGGCACCAATGATGACGGCGCGTTCAACTCCCCCGAGTGGCTGGATGAGGACACCGGGCGTATCTATAAGCAGCGGCTGAATGAAGACGGAAGCTATCATGAGGAGGATCTGGCCGCCTTCGAGACCGCAGTCACGAGGTTCCTGGCGAAGCTGAGAAGCTATAACCCCGGGGCGCATCTTCTCTGGGTGTATGGAATGCTGGGCCTCTCCCTGATGCCGGCAATCTACCGTGCGGTGGATGGATACATGAGGTCTACGGGCGACAAAAACGTGTCAGTGTTCCAGCTGCCGAATGTGACGAATGAAACGATGGGAGCACGGACCCATCCGGGCCTGCCGGCGCACGAGCAGACTGCAAGGGAGTTAAGCGGTTATATCCGGGGACTTTTGTCAGGGTCATGA
- a CDS encoding LTA synthase family protein, translating into MPYKESRSLRKRSILFFSLIMLVKSYFAWYYLFEDGPTWTTWLKEIPFVLLLFCLIEWFATKHKVAIYLIVNLLITVLFFSLIVYHNHFGMIATSQVFGQVKQVGAVKKSIFAVVHPQYMLIFVDIIIISLIMLRRKKALAWKHSMSRPSNRKAVAILFCLSLTLCMMNIFPNKASMNENVKAEQMGILNYEAYALLREPAEEPMDPAQISQAGIDMTKGIQQKADPLLFGAAKGKNLIILQMESLQSFLINLSVDGTEITPNLNKLAGESYYFPRFFQQVGQGNTSDAEFTVNTSYYVPPDGPATDKYAPKDLPSLPKLLEAQGYDTATFHTNNVEFWNRGELYKALGFNQYYDKTYFGEEDAVFYGASDEVLYRKTSEELARMDQREQPFYAHVISMSSHNPFSIPESKYKMTLPERYEGTLVGDYIRAENYADYALGQFLDELKSSGVWDNSVVVLYGDHRGLPIFSLKEGDKVLLQEILEHEYNERDLINIPLIISATSVTTPALKEQLGGQVDILPTVANLLGVPLDYHIHFGQDLLNQTAYNLLPQRYYLPTGSFVNNEELFLSGSGFEDGQHYTLSGNGTDLLQSTEDEFTRALKLLRMSDSYVNQLRDRPVEKTDVSE; encoded by the coding sequence ATGCCTTACAAGGAATCACGTTCGCTTCGAAAAAGGTCGATTCTGTTCTTCTCGCTGATCATGCTGGTGAAGAGTTATTTCGCCTGGTATTACTTATTCGAGGACGGTCCAACCTGGACCACCTGGCTTAAGGAAATCCCCTTCGTACTGCTGCTGTTCTGCCTCATCGAATGGTTCGCCACCAAGCATAAGGTCGCCATCTATCTGATCGTCAATCTGCTCATTACCGTCCTGTTCTTCTCTCTCATCGTCTATCATAATCATTTTGGTATGATTGCTACATCACAAGTCTTCGGTCAGGTCAAGCAGGTAGGCGCCGTCAAAAAAAGTATATTCGCCGTCGTGCATCCGCAATATATGCTTATCTTCGTAGACATCATTATCATCAGCCTGATCATGCTCAGACGCAAGAAAGCGCTGGCCTGGAAGCATTCCATGTCCCGTCCCAGCAACCGCAAGGCAGTGGCTATCCTGTTCTGCCTCTCGCTTACGCTGTGCATGATGAATATTTTCCCCAATAAAGCCAGTATGAATGAGAATGTCAAGGCAGAGCAAATGGGCATTCTCAATTATGAAGCCTACGCATTGCTGCGTGAACCCGCAGAGGAGCCTATGGACCCTGCGCAGATCTCCCAGGCCGGCATCGACATGACGAAGGGCATTCAGCAGAAGGCTGATCCGCTCCTGTTTGGGGCTGCCAAGGGCAAGAATCTGATCATCCTGCAAATGGAGTCTCTGCAGTCCTTCCTGATCAATCTGTCGGTGGACGGAACCGAAATCACGCCTAACCTGAATAAGCTGGCTGGCGAGAGCTACTATTTCCCCAGGTTCTTTCAGCAGGTAGGCCAGGGCAATACCTCGGATGCCGAATTCACCGTCAACACTTCCTATTATGTACCGCCGGACGGTCCGGCCACAGATAAGTATGCTCCGAAGGATCTGCCCAGTCTGCCGAAGCTGCTGGAGGCCCAGGGCTACGATACCGCGACTTTTCATACCAATAATGTGGAGTTCTGGAACCGCGGGGAGCTATACAAGGCACTGGGCTTCAATCAATATTACGACAAAACCTACTTCGGCGAAGAGGATGCAGTCTTCTATGGCGCCTCGGATGAAGTCCTGTACAGGAAGACCTCTGAAGAGCTTGCGCGGATGGATCAGCGTGAACAGCCCTTCTATGCCCATGTGATCTCGATGTCGTCGCATAATCCGTTCTCGATCCCGGAGAGCAAATACAAGATGACCTTGCCGGAACGCTACGAGGGAACGCTGGTCGGTGACTATATCCGGGCTGAGAACTATGCGGATTATGCGCTGGGCCAATTTCTTGATGAGCTTAAGAGCAGCGGTGTGTGGGATAACAGCGTGGTGGTCCTCTACGGCGATCACCGCGGGCTTCCGATTTTCTCGCTCAAGGAAGGGGATAAAGTCCTGCTGCAGGAAATCCTGGAGCATGAGTATAATGAGCGTGATCTGATTAATATTCCGCTCATCATCTCAGCAACCAGCGTTACCACACCGGCACTGAAGGAGCAGTTAGGCGGCCAGGTGGATATTCTGCCGACCGTTGCCAATCTGCTCGGGGTTCCGCTGGACTATCATATCCACTTCGGACAGGATCTGCTTAATCAGACAGCGTATAACCTGCTGCCGCAGCGTTATTATCTGCCTACAGGATCATTCGTTAATAATGAAGAACTGTTCCTGTCAGGCAGCGGGTTCGAGGACGGCCAGCATTACACCCTGTCCGGTAACGGAACAGATCTGCTTCAATCGACGGAGGATGAATTCACCCGGGCGCTGAAGCTGCTCCGTATGTCCGACAGCTATGTTAATCAGCTGCGTGACCGCCCGGTGGAAAAAACAGATGTGAGCGAGTAA